One Vampirovibrio chlorellavorus genomic window carries:
- a CDS encoding DUF2188 domain-containing protein yields MRVKGKNLHIFPNDTGWCVVSEANRNITQHFKTEEEALAYGRQCAIRDESEVLRHTAHCGELDTLSSVCLPQREYFPGQGWSNRDVEPERPNQATKT; encoded by the coding sequence GTGCGTGTAAAAGGCAAAAACCTGCATATTTTTCCCAACGACACCGGATGGTGCGTGGTCAGTGAGGCCAATCGCAACATCACCCAGCATTTTAAAACCGAGGAAGAAGCGCTGGCCTATGGGCGTCAGTGTGCCATCCGGGACGAAAGTGAAGTCCTGCGCCATACCGCCCACTGCGGCGAGCTTGATACGCTTTCCAGCGTGTGTCTGCCCCAGCGGGAATATTTTCCCGGGCAGGGTTGGAGCAACCGGGACGTCGAGCCGGAGCGGCCTAATCAGGCGACAAAGACTTGA
- a CDS encoding non-canonical purine NTP pyrophosphatase: protein MREANDLIITLATRNEGKRLELERWLQQRQSPIQLVLNESVGDIEETGGTFLENALIKAQATPPVVPGGWVLAEDSGLVVDALDGLYGLSPFPGLKSNRWLTPALRDTLLAQAYPNRMPLDRMTDSGVSNTDLCYGILALLGQNPNRSARYCCGMVLWNPARQLTIEALESIELGVIDGEPRGINGFGYDPVMLLRNEAGELSANTVAELSSDEKNQISHRGKAFQAILSALARETGIGLP, encoded by the coding sequence ATGAGAGAGGCTAACGACCTGATTATTACCCTGGCCACCCGAAACGAGGGCAAGCGTCTGGAGCTGGAGCGCTGGCTTCAGCAGCGGCAAAGCCCCATTCAACTGGTATTAAACGAATCCGTGGGGGACATTGAGGAAACGGGCGGCACATTCTTGGAAAATGCCCTGATTAAAGCGCAGGCCACCCCGCCGGTAGTGCCCGGTGGTTGGGTTTTGGCCGAGGACTCGGGTCTGGTGGTGGATGCCCTGGACGGGCTGTATGGCCTGAGCCCGTTCCCGGGTTTGAAATCCAATCGCTGGCTGACCCCTGCACTCCGAGACACCTTGCTGGCGCAGGCTTACCCCAACAGGATGCCGCTGGATCGGATGACGGACAGCGGGGTCTCCAACACCGACCTGTGCTACGGGATTCTGGCGCTTCTGGGACAGAATCCCAATCGTTCTGCCCGGTATTGCTGCGGAATGGTTTTATGGAATCCCGCCAGACAGTTGACTATAGAGGCCCTGGAAAGTATTGAGCTGGGCGTAATCGATGGGGAACCGCGCGGGATTAATGGGTTTGGCTACGATCCTGTTATGCTGTTGCGCAACGAAGCGGGTGAACTCAGCGCCAACACAGTGGCCGAGCTTTCTTCCGATGAAAAGAACCAAATCAGCCACCGGGGAAAGGCATTTCAGGCTATTTTATCCGCCTTGGCCCGTGAGACGGGTATCGGGTTACCCTGA